A stretch of the Lolium perenne isolate Kyuss_39 chromosome 3, Kyuss_2.0, whole genome shotgun sequence genome encodes the following:
- the LOC127342153 gene encoding uncharacterized protein has protein sequence MAGKRCRSGGATFPTPLPKVYDGPNCTARHRALLLDLIHGFYEAALARLPLEEMPELAPRLLEAGLCFGFMDPVSNIVVNTVSYRQASAGGEKKRRKGSAKELRKVSLSRIVTDISNVSSSDPDPDLLPTMSVAVRSLQCLVSFLVCSFRYLFTATALEYLLLAKADLLTAVQLIQQDRNSDAFRVASPVIKAALSCAALAGCHPKSEILVAGWQMIYLHLDLVSSALVAESIIPCTKIREMYALLKNLPQEPTNQMDPLRLATDRIDREVTVKKPRVIGPRIMRSILLDRIHGFYIDALARLPTDGLQRRLHRSLLKAGHCYGPMEDPISNIILNTIWYDTVFPVEEEFKADAILSSSLIRMACRSLYGLVAFISTHFDNLSDLDVLWYLLLANANLGHAVTILQQDGHTLIGDRRKAYKAAAKAGWHPIPDAQVEFAVSTVLPKEQSLLLQADGTLSSGDVELISQFLSVQPSPSVGSLKPVPALSKRAFRMLLGMKGELEDEESSIRRKVKATMKKYALLRAEAEYELHVICGVNMNVVHTGSFKMHYGWLRKCPVLYQYCHVNFLARRKGSRSAVEVPTLFFMECTVDEDENDELACWPVVSTDAGRCVYCETYGAKIVHPASENYHGRDADFKKMVLGEHPTWWTSDDIVMDGIRAKDSVGILQEDCIYFDHLRDAKYAKHLNSEAKDGGGRPRLCC, from the exons ATGGCCGGCAAACGTTGCCGGAGCGGGGGTGCTACTTTCCCGACGCCCTTGCCCAAGGTATACGATGGCCCGAACTGCACCGCCCGGCATCGGGCGCTGCTTCTTGACCTCATACACGGTTTTTACGAGGCGGCGCTCGCCCGGCTACCGTTGGAGGAGATGCCGGAGCTGGCCCCTCGGCTCCTGGAAGCCGGCCTCTGTTTCGGCTTCATGGACCCCGTATCCAATATCGTCGTCAACACAGTGTCCTACCGCCAGGCGTCGGCGGGCGGGGAAAAGAAGAGGAGAAAGGGATCTGCCAAGGAGTTGAGAAAGGTGTCTCTTTCTAGGATCGTCACGGACATCAGCAACGTCTCCTCCAGCGATCCGGACCCGGACCTCCTCCCCACCATGAGCGTCGCGGTGAGGTCTCTGCAATGCTTGGTCTCCTTCCTTGTCTGCAGCTTCCGCTACCTCTTCACTGCGACGGCACTTGAGTATCTCCTTCTGGCCAAGGCCGACCTCCTCACCGCCGTGCAGCTGATCCAGCAGGATCGCAACTCTGACGCTTTCAGGGTCGCATCCCCTGTCATCAAAGCTGCCCTCTCATGTGCAGCTCTGGCTGGTTGCCATCCCAAGTCCGAAATCCTCGTGGCTGGGTGGCAGATGATATATCTCCATCTGGACCTGGTCTCTAGTGCCCTGGTGGCAGAGAGCATCATCCCTTGTACCAAAATAAGAGAAATGTACGCCTTGCTCAAGAACCTCCCACAAGAACCAACAAACCAGATGGATCCTTTGAGGCTTGCTACTGACCGAATAGACAGGGAGGTGACTGTGAAGAAGCCGCGAGTCATAGGCCCGAGGATCATGAGGAGCATCCTTTTGGACAGGATCCACGGGTTCTATATTGATGCACTAGCACGCTTGCCGACGGATGGCTTGCAGCGGCGCCTCCACCGTAGTCTCCTCAAAGCAGGgcattgctatggacccatggaggACCCTATCTCCAACATTATTCTCAACACCATCTGGTATGACACGGTCTTTCCTGTGGAAGAAGAGTTTAAGGCAGATGCAATCTTGAGCAGTAGCCTGATACGCATGGCGTGCCGTTCCCTTTATGGCCTTGTCGCCTTCATCAGCACCCACTTCGACAATCTGTCTGACCTTGACGTCCTCTGGTACCTGCTCTTAGCAAATGCTAATCTGGGGCATGCAGTTACAATTTTACAGCAAGATGGACATACTCTCATCGGCGACCGTCGTAAGGCCTATAAGGCTGCAGCGAAAGCAGGATGGCACCCGATTCCTGATGCACAAGTGGAGTTTGCTGTTTCAACAGTGTTGCCCAAGGAGCAGTCATTGCTTCTTCAGGCTGATGGCACTCTATCCTCAGGGGATGTGGAGCTCATCTCCCAGTTTTTGTCAGTACAGCCTTCTCCTTCGGTTGGTTCACTCAAGCCGGTTCCGGCACTTTCCAAGAGGGCATTTAGGATGCTGTTAGGCATGAAGGGAGAACTTGAGGATGAAGAAAGTTCTATCCGCAGAAAGGTTAAAGCAACAATGAAAAAATATGCTCTACTGAGAGCG GAAGCTGAATACGAGCTTCATGTTATATGTGGTGTGAATATGAATGTCGTTCATACTGGTAGTTTTAAGATGCATTATGGCTGGCTTCGCAAATGCCCTGTTCTGTACCAGTACTGCCATGTCAACTTCTTGGCAAGACGAAAAGGTTCACGTTCTGCTGTTGAAGTTCCCACTCTCTTCTTCATGGAGTGTACAGTTGATGAAGACGAGAATGATGAACTGGCCTGCTGGCCAGTGGTATCTACAGATGCTG GTCGCTGCGTTTACTGTGAGACGTATGGTGCCAAGATTGTGCACCCGGCTTCTGAAAATTATCATGGGAGAGATGCAGACTTTAAGAAAATGGTTCTAGGGGAGCATCCCACTTGGTGGACCAGTGATGACATTGTCATGGATGGCATCAGGGCTAAAGATTCTGTGGGCATACTACAAGAGGATTGCATCTACTTCGATCACCTTAGGGATGCTAAATATGCAAAGCACTTGAATAGCGAAGCTAAGGATGGGGGTGGCCGCCCTAGATTGTGTTGCTGA